The Lacrimispora xylanolytica genome has a segment encoding these proteins:
- a CDS encoding glycosyltransferase family 2 protein, whose protein sequence is MTDKVLVVIPAYNEALNIERVVGGVIENYPMFDYVIINDGSTDNTAEICRKHNWRIIDLPVNLGLAGAFQTGLKYAHRHGYRYAIQFDGDGQHRPEYILPMKEKMNEGYDIVIGSRFVSEKKPHSLRMFGSRLLSSAIWFTTGVLVKDPTSGMRMFSHKMIKEFADGLNYGPEPDTISYLIRHGAKVAEIPVVMDERILGESYLNPLNAARYMGKMLFSILLVQSFRIRDRR, encoded by the coding sequence ATGACGGATAAAGTTTTGGTAGTAATACCTGCTTATAATGAAGCTTTGAATATCGAGCGCGTCGTAGGAGGCGTTATAGAAAACTATCCCATGTTCGATTACGTGATTATTAACGATGGCTCCACAGACAATACGGCAGAAATATGCCGGAAGCACAACTGGCGGATCATTGACCTGCCGGTGAACTTAGGACTTGCTGGTGCGTTCCAGACAGGTCTCAAATATGCTCACCGCCATGGATACCGGTATGCCATACAGTTTGATGGAGACGGACAGCACCGGCCGGAGTACATTCTTCCCATGAAGGAAAAAATGAATGAAGGATACGATATTGTCATCGGTTCCCGGTTCGTGTCAGAAAAGAAGCCTCATTCCCTGCGTATGTTTGGAAGCCGCCTCTTAAGCAGTGCCATCTGGTTCACTACCGGAGTCCTGGTCAAAGACCCCACATCCGGAATGCGTATGTTCAGCCATAAGATGATCAAGGAATTTGCAGATGGCTTAAATTATGGCCCGGAGCCGGATACCATCTCTTATCTGATTCGTCATGGTGCCAAGGTAGCTGAAATCCCTGTGGTGATGGATGAGAGAATTCTTGGCGAAAGCTATTTAAATCCACTGAATGCGGCACGGTATATGGGAAAAATGCTTTTCTCCATTTTACTGGTTCAAAGCTTCCGTATCAGGGACAGAAGATAA